In Desulfomonile tiedjei DSM 6799, a genomic segment contains:
- a CDS encoding bi-domain-containing oxidoreductase translates to MYKITQNIRNGAISVDTVPQPLVQAGHLLIANVASVISPGTEKALMELSQKSLIGKARQRPDQVRRVLEKIRNEGLFQTLAQVQEKLDEPMNMGYSSAGIVLAVGAGVQNFRPGDRVASNGPHAGVVCVPKNLCAMVPEKVPLDHAAFAVLGAIALQSIRLSEIKLGETVLVIGLGLIGQITVALLNAAGARVLAVDLDRTKCELASTKMGAEEARPDFKANDILDRTSGFGVDAVIISASTKSNDPIDLAAAAVRQKGRIVLTGVVGLELDRRPFYFKEAEFVVSCSYGPGRYDPFYETYGQDYPPAHVRWTEQRNIQAVLDLMAAGRLDVSPLISRRVPIENALEAYNSIRAESKSQLGILLTYPEAARCGQNNHTQALTTQSPPLGKIPIGCLGAGNFARLVLLPCICRIGDFHPKTLCSAGGTSAVHSGKKLGFDYATTDENTVLHDEEIQAVFIATQHDRHARQVLKAIEAGKDVFVEKPLALSIEDIIAIDDAIENCPGVKPLLMVGFNRRFSPAALAVREFFSRIAQPKTICIRFNAGPIPESHWSQHESIGGGRIVGEACHAIDLATFFAESPPCRVYAESIGGTNAPRITEDQCLITVKHVNGSVSSIAYLAGGDKAFPKERVEVFGGGQIAVIDDFREIIFCSNGKTKRQRSFSTDKGHRQEIESFAKALTEGTASPISWEELKTVSLAAILAVRSVHEGIPFEIPARFRES, encoded by the coding sequence GTGTATAAAATTACTCAAAACATCCGTAACGGCGCCATTTCCGTCGATACTGTACCACAACCACTGGTTCAAGCCGGCCACTTGTTGATTGCAAATGTCGCTTCGGTAATTTCGCCGGGCACAGAAAAAGCGCTAATGGAACTGTCCCAAAAGTCGTTAATCGGGAAGGCTCGCCAGAGGCCGGACCAGGTGCGCAGAGTATTGGAAAAGATTCGGAATGAGGGATTATTCCAGACACTGGCTCAAGTGCAGGAAAAATTGGACGAGCCCATGAACATGGGTTATTCCTCCGCAGGAATCGTGCTCGCGGTTGGAGCAGGGGTTCAAAATTTCAGACCGGGAGATCGGGTCGCAAGCAATGGACCCCACGCGGGGGTTGTGTGCGTTCCAAAGAACCTCTGTGCCATGGTTCCGGAAAAAGTGCCTCTGGACCATGCTGCTTTTGCCGTTCTCGGCGCCATTGCATTGCAGAGTATTCGTCTTTCTGAAATCAAACTGGGTGAGACTGTTCTCGTGATTGGATTGGGGCTTATCGGACAAATTACCGTTGCTCTGCTCAATGCCGCGGGAGCCCGCGTGCTCGCGGTAGATCTGGATAGAACAAAGTGCGAGTTGGCATCGACCAAAATGGGAGCTGAAGAAGCACGGCCGGATTTCAAGGCCAACGACATCCTCGATAGAACTTCCGGCTTCGGCGTCGATGCAGTCATCATAAGCGCTTCAACCAAGTCGAACGATCCCATTGACCTGGCAGCAGCAGCCGTACGGCAGAAAGGTCGCATTGTTCTGACCGGTGTTGTCGGTCTTGAACTGGATCGGCGTCCCTTTTACTTTAAAGAAGCGGAATTCGTGGTTTCATGTTCGTATGGACCGGGCAGGTACGATCCTTTTTACGAGACGTACGGTCAGGATTATCCACCGGCTCACGTCCGATGGACAGAACAACGCAATATCCAGGCAGTACTGGACTTGATGGCAGCAGGCCGCCTCGATGTCTCGCCGTTGATAAGTCGTCGCGTTCCCATAGAAAATGCTCTTGAAGCATATAACTCTATAAGAGCAGAAAGCAAGAGTCAGCTTGGAATCCTCTTGACGTACCCCGAAGCAGCGCGTTGCGGTCAGAACAACCATACGCAAGCGCTGACTACCCAAAGTCCACCGCTGGGGAAGATCCCCATCGGATGTTTGGGAGCAGGCAACTTTGCACGGCTCGTACTCCTCCCTTGCATATGCCGAATCGGCGACTTTCACCCGAAGACGTTATGCTCTGCAGGAGGCACCAGTGCTGTTCACAGCGGTAAGAAGCTCGGCTTCGATTATGCCACCACTGACGAGAACACTGTTTTGCATGATGAAGAAATTCAGGCCGTATTCATTGCAACCCAGCACGATCGACATGCTCGGCAGGTCCTCAAGGCAATTGAAGCAGGCAAAGACGTCTTTGTCGAAAAGCCCTTAGCCCTGAGCATTGAGGACATTATCGCCATTGACGATGCCATAGAGAATTGTCCGGGAGTGAAGCCGCTTCTCATGGTGGGTTTTAACAGGAGATTTTCTCCTGCCGCTCTGGCTGTCAGGGAATTCTTCTCGAGGATCGCTCAGCCGAAGACCATCTGCATACGTTTCAATGCCGGGCCGATTCCAGAGAGTCATTGGAGTCAACATGAGTCCATCGGAGGAGGACGAATAGTGGGGGAAGCGTGTCATGCAATCGATCTGGCGACTTTTTTCGCAGAAAGCCCCCCGTGCAGAGTCTACGCAGAATCCATCGGAGGTACGAATGCCCCCAGAATAACTGAAGATCAATGCCTGATCACTGTCAAACATGTAAATGGATCGGTTTCCAGCATTGCCTATCTGGCCGGAGGAGACAAAGCTTTTCCAAAAGAACGAGTTGAAGTTTTCGGGGGCGGCCAAATCGCCGTCATCGACGATTTTCGCGAAATTATCTTCTGTTCCAACGGTAAGACCAAACGACAACGCAGTTTCTCGACGGATAAAGGGCATAGACAGGAGATAGAATCTTTTGCCAAAGCACTGACTGAGGGAACCGCTTCACCGATATCATGGGAGGAACTCAAAACGGTTTCTCTCGCAGCCATTCTCGCTGTGAGGAGCGTACACGAAGGAATTCCGTTCGAGATTCCCGCAAGATTCAGGGAATCATAG
- a CDS encoding methyl-accepting chemotaxis protein, whose amino-acid sequence MKIRDIGLKVKIMGGGLIPIILAAVLCMVVLFSLNSLLQNVERVDRTHRAIRETVEIQFNTMGMLAWLRGFFLTGDESLVPEYRIRAERADKDFGELKRIIGEGEDTKDLVHAQELLTDTRKRIEEAINLQHEINKGKSLNDLAALVAANKGQQLSRVRGLVKELVEKQQRSAEKAAEGQVAGTLPGGLLAAYLQTTEISAAVLEMEDTQRGYLLAGTDEFLKAYEEASKRTFALIEKQKQALAGNAAQVKLLGDIEDNVKTWIKETAEPEIVLRKQVSASKTIVDLRKLIVEIDMKDRMNQFDEMLAAFKGGQEKILKDRRTASEESTNATEKILILGLILVIATSLFISYLIARAIANTVGKAVDLAEAISKGDFTQSLQKRGEDEVGRLTQALNIMVEYLREQTRRTVEGINVLGSSAAEIAATVSQLGASTSRTSSAVTETITTIEEVKQAAKISNDTAKKVAEGAKQAVEISEVGKKATADTAHRMNLIKEQIESIGETVVRLSEHSQAIEEIIGTVQDLADQSNLLAVNASIEAARAGDHGKGFAVVALEIKTLADQSKSATEQVRRILEETKKWVSAVVMATEQGTKAVEAGVNQSLMAGESIESLFGSVSSSSQAATVIHTTTEQQLAGVGQVSIAMLNIDQAMQQNVSSIAQLDEAAKRIEELGISLKDLVERTRV is encoded by the coding sequence ATGAAAATAAGAGACATAGGTCTCAAAGTGAAGATAATGGGTGGAGGTCTTATTCCAATTATCCTGGCAGCAGTGCTATGCATGGTGGTGCTGTTCAGCTTGAATTCGCTTCTGCAAAACGTGGAACGTGTAGACCGAACTCACAGGGCCATACGTGAGACTGTGGAAATTCAATTCAACACTATGGGGATGTTGGCTTGGCTTCGGGGATTCTTTTTGACTGGAGATGAAAGCCTTGTCCCCGAGTACAGAATCAGAGCTGAACGTGCTGATAAGGATTTCGGCGAACTGAAGAGAATCATCGGGGAAGGGGAGGACACGAAAGACCTCGTTCACGCTCAAGAGCTATTGACTGATACGCGGAAAAGGATTGAAGAGGCGATCAATCTGCAACACGAGATCAACAAAGGTAAATCGCTGAACGATTTGGCCGCACTCGTGGCAGCGAACAAGGGACAACAGTTGAGTCGTGTGCGCGGTCTGGTAAAGGAGTTGGTTGAGAAACAGCAGAGATCGGCCGAGAAAGCTGCCGAAGGGCAGGTTGCCGGTACTCTTCCCGGAGGCCTTCTCGCGGCTTATTTGCAAACGACCGAAATTAGTGCCGCAGTACTGGAAATGGAAGACACGCAACGGGGATATCTGTTGGCAGGGACTGATGAATTCCTGAAGGCTTACGAGGAGGCTTCCAAGCGAACGTTTGCACTCATCGAGAAACAAAAGCAGGCACTCGCGGGGAATGCCGCTCAGGTAAAGTTGCTTGGAGATATCGAGGACAATGTCAAGACCTGGATCAAGGAGACTGCCGAGCCGGAAATCGTTTTGAGAAAACAGGTTTCAGCGTCCAAAACAATCGTTGACCTGCGAAAGTTAATAGTCGAGATAGACATGAAAGACCGGATGAATCAGTTCGATGAGATGCTCGCAGCGTTTAAAGGGGGCCAGGAGAAAATCCTGAAAGACCGGCGGACAGCATCGGAAGAATCCACCAATGCAACTGAAAAGATTCTCATCCTCGGGCTCATACTGGTAATAGCCACGAGTTTGTTTATCTCTTACTTGATTGCCAGAGCCATCGCAAATACTGTCGGGAAAGCAGTAGATCTTGCAGAGGCGATCAGCAAGGGCGATTTCACACAGAGTCTCCAAAAAAGGGGAGAAGACGAAGTGGGGAGACTTACTCAAGCGCTTAACATAATGGTGGAATATCTGCGCGAGCAAACTCGGAGAACCGTAGAAGGGATTAACGTCCTCGGCTCATCAGCAGCAGAAATTGCTGCCACGGTATCTCAGTTGGGTGCGAGTACGTCACGAACCTCCTCAGCGGTAACAGAAACCATTACAACTATCGAAGAAGTGAAGCAGGCTGCAAAGATATCGAATGATACGGCAAAAAAGGTTGCAGAAGGTGCCAAACAGGCCGTGGAGATATCGGAAGTAGGCAAAAAAGCCACGGCTGATACGGCCCATCGCATGAATCTCATAAAGGAGCAGATCGAATCTATCGGAGAGACGGTTGTTCGCCTGAGCGAGCACAGTCAAGCCATAGAAGAGATAATTGGCACGGTGCAAGATCTTGCCGACCAATCCAATCTCCTGGCGGTAAACGCGTCAATCGAGGCAGCGCGGGCCGGCGATCACGGCAAGGGGTTCGCTGTAGTTGCTCTTGAAATCAAGACTCTAGCTGACCAATCCAAGAGTGCTACGGAGCAAGTCAGGAGAATCCTCGAAGAAACCAAGAAATGGGTGAGTGCAGTCGTTATGGCGACCGAGCAAGGGACAAAGGCTGTGGAAGCAGGCGTGAATCAATCGCTAATGGCAGGCGAATCGATCGAATCTTTGTTCGGTAGTGTGTCGTCATCATCTCAAGCAGCCACAGTTATTCATACTACAACCGAGCAGCAGCTTGCGGGCGTAGGCCAGGTTTCGATAGCCATGCTCAATATCGACCAGGCTATGCAACAGAATGTTTCAAGTATTGCGCAACTCGATGAAGCTGCAAAACGGATAGAAGAGCTAGGGATTTCTCTGAAAGACCTGGTGGAACGAACCAGAGTGTAG
- a CDS encoding methyl-accepting chemotaxis protein codes for MKLSDIGLKVKVMGGGLIPVILAAILCMVVLYSVHALLQNVESVDQTHRAIRETVELQFDTMGMLAWLRAFHAYGDERFVPEYKNRLERIDKEFADLKRIVGDGDEIKYLIQAQEVLADARKRFELGVELQREINAGKSLKDVAALVAADKEQSLSRLRNLIKEFVEKQQSLPDKFPGGETRSHVEGQTAEIPAMSPTSTRLQAMEIYTSAMEMENLQRGYLLAGTDEFLKSYEDASKRMFALIEKQKQKMSGNITQLRLLADIEDTLRTWVKEIADPQIALRKQVLASKTVVDLNKLVAENRISEKVRKYDELLATFKEAQEKALQERRAASEKSTNATERALVLGLILVIASSLFISYLIARAIANTVGQAVDLAEAISKGDLTRSLQKRGEDEVGRLTQALNDMVEFLREQTRRTIEGVNVLGSSAAEIAATVSQLAGSTARTSSAVTETITTIEEVKHAAKISNDTAKKVAESSKQAVDISEIGKKATSDTAHRMNLIKEQIESIGETVIRLSEHSQAIEEIIGTVQDLADQSNLLAVNASIEAARAGDHGKGFAVVALEIKTLADQSKSATEQVRRILEETKKWVSAVVMATEQGTKAVDAGVNQSIMAGESIESLFGSVSTSSQAATVIHSTTEQQLAGVDQVSTAMLNIEQAMQQNVSSISQLDEAAKRIEELGSSLKDLVERTRVR; via the coding sequence ATGAAACTGAGTGATATAGGTCTGAAGGTGAAGGTAATGGGTGGAGGACTCATCCCTGTCATCCTGGCAGCAATATTGTGCATGGTAGTGCTTTACAGTGTGCATGCGCTTTTACAGAACGTCGAGAGCGTCGATCAAACTCACAGGGCGATTCGCGAAACCGTGGAACTCCAATTCGATACTATGGGAATGCTGGCGTGGCTTCGGGCGTTTCACGCGTACGGGGATGAACGCTTTGTCCCTGAGTACAAGAACAGACTGGAACGTATTGACAAGGAATTTGCGGATTTGAAACGAATCGTCGGAGACGGAGATGAGATCAAGTATCTTATTCAAGCTCAAGAAGTATTGGCAGACGCCCGCAAAAGATTTGAATTGGGAGTCGAGCTGCAACGCGAGATTAACGCAGGCAAGTCTTTGAAGGATGTAGCTGCACTTGTGGCAGCGGACAAGGAACAGTCGTTGAGCCGCTTACGCAATTTGATAAAGGAATTCGTCGAAAAACAGCAGAGTCTGCCAGACAAGTTCCCAGGCGGAGAAACGAGATCCCATGTGGAAGGACAGACTGCCGAAATACCTGCAATGAGTCCGACCTCGACTCGTTTGCAGGCGATGGAAATCTATACTTCCGCTATGGAAATGGAAAACTTGCAGCGTGGGTATCTTCTCGCAGGAACTGACGAATTTCTCAAGTCTTACGAGGATGCTTCCAAACGAATGTTTGCGCTCATTGAGAAACAGAAGCAGAAAATGTCGGGTAATATTACTCAATTGAGACTGCTTGCAGACATCGAGGATACTCTCAGGACATGGGTCAAAGAAATTGCCGACCCGCAAATAGCTCTGCGAAAACAAGTCTTGGCATCGAAAACCGTCGTCGACCTGAATAAACTGGTTGCCGAAAATCGTATCAGCGAGAAGGTACGCAAATATGACGAGCTGCTGGCTACGTTCAAAGAAGCGCAGGAAAAAGCCCTCCAGGAGCGACGGGCAGCATCTGAGAAGTCTACCAACGCAACCGAAAGAGCTCTCGTTCTAGGGCTTATTCTTGTTATTGCCTCCAGCTTGTTTATTTCGTACTTAATTGCCAGGGCTATCGCAAATACCGTAGGTCAGGCGGTAGATCTTGCAGAGGCGATCAGTAAGGGGGATTTGACGAGGAGTCTCCAAAAGAGGGGAGAAGACGAAGTGGGGAGACTCACTCAAGCTCTCAATGACATGGTGGAATTTCTACGCGAGCAGACCCGAAGAACCATAGAAGGGGTAAATGTCCTCGGCTCCTCCGCGGCAGAAATAGCTGCCACCGTTTCTCAGTTGGCAGGGAGCACCGCGCGGACGTCATCCGCAGTGACCGAGACTATTACAACCATTGAAGAAGTGAAGCACGCGGCAAAGATCTCAAACGATACGGCCAAAAAAGTTGCAGAAAGTTCGAAACAAGCTGTGGATATATCCGAAATAGGCAAGAAGGCCACGAGCGATACGGCGCATCGCATGAACCTGATCAAAGAGCAGATCGAATCTATCGGAGAAACGGTGATCCGTTTGAGTGAGCACAGTCAAGCTATAGAAGAGATTATCGGCACAGTGCAAGATCTTGCTGACCAGTCCAATCTCCTGGCGGTGAACGCATCCATCGAAGCAGCGCGGGCTGGCGATCATGGCAAGGGGTTCGCTGTGGTTGCTCTCGAAATAAAGACTTTGGCGGACCAATCCAAAAGTGCAACGGAGCAAGTCAGGAGAATCCTTGAGGAAACCAAGAAATGGGTGAGCGCGGTCGTGATGGCGACCGAGCAAGGGACAAAGGCTGTGGATGCAGGCGTGAATCAGTCGATAATGGCAGGCGAATCGATTGAATCGTTGTTTGGCAGCGTATCCACATCTTCACAGGCGGCCACAGTGATTCATTCTACGACTGAGCAGCAGCTTGCAGGAGTGGACCAAGTATCGACGGCAATGCTCAACATCGAACAGGCCATGCAACAGAATGTCTCCAGTATTTCGCAACTGGATGAGGCTGCTAAAAGGATAGAGGAACTTGGGAGTTCACTGAAAGACCTGGTAGAACGAACCAGAGTAAGGTAG
- a CDS encoding glycosyltransferase → MHLAIDALGTKRGGAATGFLEFLTVAVADPRIEKITVFSSPATDRLFAFPQSRKLRIIEKTMVDRNPFARIWWYEYSLSKACKDISADLLFIFANFGRGCSEIPHVTYVQQSLPFSREAIQTFDSRLERLRIMTYRHQMRRSCQDAARVICQSSVMQDYLVRCFDIHASKIEVVYVSPRKLDKIPGDYRRLDPMRAAPAGSRILYVGDSYPYKMVETATMGTRLLRQYRPQVQLFLTLPEDHPFSHEHGVTCLSYLEAGELREAFELADLLVLPSLVESCGLPPLEAMSLGTPVLIADRPYARDIFEDAAVFFDPMDAEDLAKQALRILEDEALQGILIQKGLNLVQKRNAGKPYQRILDICVEEFARSATKVS, encoded by the coding sequence ATGCACCTGGCTATTGATGCTCTGGGAACAAAGCGGGGAGGAGCGGCCACCGGGTTTCTCGAGTTTTTGACTGTGGCCGTTGCGGATCCTCGTATAGAGAAGATTACCGTTTTTTCAAGTCCTGCAACCGATAGACTGTTTGCTTTCCCACAATCACGGAAGCTTCGGATTATCGAGAAAACAATGGTAGATCGTAATCCGTTTGCCAGGATCTGGTGGTATGAATACTCTCTTTCCAAGGCGTGTAAAGACATTTCGGCCGATTTATTATTCATCTTTGCCAATTTCGGTCGAGGATGTTCAGAAATTCCCCATGTGACCTATGTTCAGCAGTCTTTGCCTTTCAGCAGAGAAGCAATCCAAACTTTTGATTCTCGGCTAGAACGATTAAGGATCATGACGTATCGCCATCAGATGCGACGTTCCTGCCAAGATGCCGCTCGAGTTATCTGCCAGAGTAGTGTTATGCAAGATTATCTGGTCAGATGCTTTGACATTCATGCATCGAAGATCGAAGTGGTTTATGTCTCACCGAGGAAATTGGACAAAATCCCAGGGGATTACCGCAGACTAGACCCTATGCGGGCTGCTCCGGCGGGGAGTCGTATCCTCTATGTCGGAGATTCTTATCCTTATAAAATGGTCGAAACTGCCACCATGGGAACGCGCCTTTTGCGGCAATACAGGCCCCAGGTTCAACTGTTTCTGACCCTGCCAGAAGACCATCCATTCTCCCATGAGCATGGTGTTACGTGCCTCTCATATCTCGAAGCAGGCGAACTTCGGGAGGCTTTTGAATTGGCTGATTTGCTCGTTTTGCCATCATTGGTTGAAAGTTGCGGATTACCTCCTTTAGAAGCCATGAGTTTGGGTACGCCAGTACTCATTGCGGACCGTCCGTATGCTCGGGACATTTTCGAGGATGCCGCAGTCTTTTTCGATCCGATGGATGCCGAGGATTTAGCGAAGCAGGCTTTGAGGATTCTCGAGGATGAGGCATTACAAGGAATCCTTATACAAAAGGGACTGAATTTGGTGCAAAAAAGAAACGCCGGTAAACCGTATCAGCGTATATTGGATATATGTGTTGAAGAATTTGCTAGAAGCGCTACTAAGGTGAGTTAA
- a CDS encoding phenylacetate--CoA ligase family protein, translating into MDLERIYSILPWQLQNVAASAEGWRVKRLQFGGDFPHILKEAIDRTFWPLEKIQDYRNRQLRDFMRHCYETTPYFQALLRKSGAIPDDFACLDSLRRLPVLTKHIIQEDYTAFLSNRIPSKARLPAHTSGTTGAGLRFSTTREAVQRQWAVWCRYRLWHGIYPGTWCAYFGGRSVVPLSQDRPPFWRHNYPGKQILFSGYHMNENNLNYYIEAIRRFQPPWIHGYPSLISLLASHMIDKKLDIGYQPGWITIGAENLLEHQKKLIFEAFGVKARQHYGSVEAVANISECELGNLHVDEDFSAVEFLPEESGCRYRVLGTNFTNPAFPLVRYDIGDVVSLSDRQCACNRPGRVVEDIDGRLEDYVILANGAKLGRTDHIFKDMVNIREAQIYQTEPGAFTIRVVRGTHYNETDEAMLLSETAKRVGSDTKVSIEYTSFLKRSATGKLRQVVSQIPHGRLDAREAT; encoded by the coding sequence ATGGATCTTGAGCGGATATACTCCATATTGCCATGGCAGCTACAGAACGTGGCGGCCTCAGCCGAAGGCTGGCGAGTCAAACGCCTGCAATTCGGGGGCGATTTTCCCCACATTCTCAAGGAGGCAATTGACAGAACTTTTTGGCCTTTGGAAAAAATCCAGGATTATCGCAATCGACAGTTAAGGGATTTCATGCGACATTGTTATGAGACAACTCCTTATTTTCAGGCACTTCTTCGTAAATCCGGCGCAATCCCTGATGATTTCGCTTGTCTCGATTCTCTCAGGCGTCTGCCCGTCTTGACCAAGCACATTATACAGGAAGACTACACTGCATTTCTCTCCAACCGGATCCCGTCAAAAGCCAGACTTCCCGCACACACGAGCGGAACTACCGGTGCGGGACTACGTTTCTCCACTACGCGAGAAGCAGTTCAGAGACAATGGGCCGTCTGGTGCCGCTATCGATTGTGGCACGGCATCTATCCGGGTACGTGGTGTGCGTACTTTGGCGGGCGGTCGGTTGTTCCACTTTCACAGGATAGGCCGCCTTTCTGGAGACACAATTATCCGGGAAAACAGATATTGTTCAGTGGCTATCACATGAACGAAAACAATTTGAATTATTACATAGAGGCGATCAGGAGATTTCAGCCCCCATGGATTCACGGGTATCCATCTCTTATATCATTGCTCGCATCTCACATGATCGACAAGAAATTGGATATAGGGTATCAGCCCGGATGGATAACCATCGGAGCGGAAAACCTGTTGGAACACCAAAAGAAATTGATATTTGAAGCCTTTGGAGTGAAGGCAAGACAACATTACGGTTCTGTTGAAGCAGTGGCAAATATTTCTGAATGTGAACTGGGAAACTTGCACGTGGACGAGGACTTTTCGGCGGTTGAATTCCTTCCCGAGGAGTCTGGCTGTCGATATAGGGTATTGGGAACCAATTTTACGAATCCCGCGTTTCCCCTGGTCAGGTACGATATCGGCGACGTAGTGTCTCTTTCCGACCGTCAATGTGCATGCAACAGGCCCGGTCGCGTTGTCGAAGACATCGACGGTCGTCTGGAAGACTATGTGATCCTTGCAAATGGGGCAAAACTGGGCAGAACAGATCACATCTTCAAGGACATGGTAAACATCCGAGAAGCTCAAATATATCAGACCGAACCCGGAGCATTCACTATCAGAGTTGTGCGAGGCACTCACTACAATGAGACTGACGAAGCAATGCTACTATCCGAGACGGCCAAAAGGGTGGGGTCTGACACGAAGGTATCTATCGAATATACTTCATTTCTAAAAAGGTCTGCGACCGGAAAATTACGGCAGGTTGTTTCTCAAATCCCTCACGGACGACTGGATGCCCGTGAGGCTACTTGA
- the asnB gene encoding asparagine synthase (glutamine-hydrolyzing), with the protein MCGICGFWGRVPSQSINLMMDAIAHRGPDQSGTFFEPSEHLALGHQRLSIIDLSDAGRQPMYNEDGSVVIVYNGETYSYADLQNRLKSRGHQFRSTTDTECLVHLYEERSVDFLKEINGMFALAIWDRRNRELILARDRTGIKPLYYVHTDTFFGFASEIKALLAGGLVRPQVDRESIEEYLAFQYVSAPRTIFKDVRKLLPGHFIRVRRDSSITIEPYWNYDWYTIDESRTEEDWAVELRSLVQQSVRDQMVADVPVGAFLSGGLDSGIVVTEMAKMSKGKVETFTVNYSGVTDTNEEQGASLVARHADVKHTIVGCSDSDLTRLLPLLIFHADEPIAEPLMTPYFLLSAAARKDVKVVLTGEGADELFFGYSRYRLGSYKKLLSMLPAPVLAKVYRSLTKWIGPQHRICRVMKTAVEDTGVCDWSAVFLSREIDALTRFPHNSDNNGAHSLRSHSIEDIISYLFDEDFRLRLPDYILLRVDKMSMAHSLEIRPPFLDNRIIDLSLRLPADMKVRGGIGKYLLRRSFQNDIPHETVKGKKKPFAAPYNRIVRQLAEEYLIDSECAEDGILSRPELSRLLSGDPFYRGRFNEKVWSLVVLEIWYRIFVRQSLKMAKNHDRDLIENYGQVAQQ; encoded by the coding sequence ATGTGTGGTATTTGCGGATTTTGGGGCCGGGTGCCGTCGCAATCAATCAATCTGATGATGGATGCGATAGCACATAGAGGCCCGGATCAATCTGGAACCTTCTTTGAACCTTCGGAGCACCTCGCGTTAGGACATCAGAGGCTGTCCATTATTGACTTGAGCGATGCAGGCCGTCAGCCGATGTATAACGAAGATGGAAGCGTTGTCATAGTGTACAATGGAGAGACTTACTCGTATGCAGATTTGCAGAATCGTCTTAAAAGCCGTGGCCATCAGTTTCGCAGCACCACTGATACCGAATGCCTGGTTCATTTGTATGAAGAACGCTCAGTAGATTTCTTAAAAGAAATCAATGGCATGTTTGCTCTTGCGATCTGGGATCGACGTAACCGCGAGCTGATATTAGCTCGCGATCGGACTGGCATTAAGCCTCTCTATTACGTACACACCGATACATTTTTCGGTTTTGCTTCAGAAATAAAAGCTCTTCTGGCAGGAGGTCTTGTACGGCCTCAGGTGGATCGCGAAAGCATTGAGGAATATCTGGCTTTCCAATACGTTTCGGCACCTCGGACAATCTTCAAAGATGTGCGGAAATTGCTTCCAGGTCACTTCATAAGAGTACGAAGAGATTCGAGCATAACCATAGAACCGTACTGGAATTACGACTGGTACACCATTGATGAATCTCGCACGGAAGAAGACTGGGCCGTCGAACTGCGTAGTCTGGTTCAACAATCGGTGCGCGATCAAATGGTGGCCGATGTTCCGGTGGGAGCTTTCCTGAGTGGAGGACTCGATTCAGGGATCGTTGTCACAGAAATGGCAAAAATGAGTAAAGGTAAGGTGGAGACGTTCACCGTCAACTATTCCGGAGTGACAGACACGAACGAAGAACAGGGAGCGAGCCTGGTGGCTCGTCATGCTGACGTAAAACACACGATTGTCGGCTGTTCCGACTCCGATCTGACCAGACTACTTCCTTTGCTAATATTCCATGCAGACGAGCCCATAGCTGAACCCCTCATGACACCCTATTTCCTGCTTTCTGCTGCAGCTCGTAAAGACGTCAAAGTTGTTCTCACCGGAGAAGGAGCAGACGAACTTTTTTTCGGATACAGTCGTTACAGACTGGGATCTTACAAGAAGCTGCTGTCCATGCTTCCTGCTCCGGTTTTGGCGAAGGTCTATAGGAGTCTTACCAAGTGGATCGGTCCTCAGCACAGAATTTGTCGTGTCATGAAAACAGCCGTGGAGGACACTGGTGTTTGCGATTGGAGCGCTGTCTTCCTCTCCCGGGAGATCGATGCACTCACACGGTTTCCGCACAACTCTGACAACAATGGTGCTCACTCGTTGAGGTCGCATTCAATAGAAGATATTATAAGCTACTTATTCGATGAGGATTTTCGTCTTCGACTTCCCGATTATATCCTTCTACGCGTCGATAAAATGAGTATGGCTCACTCTCTTGAGATTCGGCCTCCATTTCTGGACAATCGCATCATAGATTTGTCCTTGCGTTTGCCGGCAGATATGAAGGTGAGGGGAGGAATAGGTAAGTACTTGTTACGACGATCATTTCAGAATGATATACCTCATGAAACGGTCAAAGGAAAAAAGAAACCTTTTGCCGCTCCGTACAACCGGATTGTGCGGCAGTTGGCGGAAGAATACCTGATCGACTCGGAGTGTGCAGAAGACGGCATTCTTTCCAGACCCGAACTCAGCAGGCTATTGAGCGGAGATCCGTTCTACCGCGGTCGTTTCAATGAGAAAGTATGGTCTCTCGTCGTTTTGGAAATCTGGTATAGAATTTTTGTACGTCAATCACTGAAGATGGCCAAGAATCATGATCGTGATTTAATCGAAAACTACGGGCAAGTTGCACAACAATGA